The proteins below are encoded in one region of Hordeum vulgare subsp. vulgare chromosome 3H, MorexV3_pseudomolecules_assembly, whole genome shotgun sequence:
- the LOC123441042 gene encoding E3 ubiquitin-protein ligase SINA-like 4 has product MGLGGGAGDGILAVMPVDAIPLTEPQIVAGGRSVGLPADLLNCHNCRFPLKPPIFKCDAEHLVCSSCRGVHGEACGGRPAVHSALADLFAASATVPCGYELYGCDAGGVVYHEAADHRRACQHAPCCCPDRAGAAGIGGCGFVGSRQMLLDHISGPDHSRPIIVVRYGQPWNLSLPLSRRWHVLVGEEDKAVAVAAGADRHRNLFLVSLGERGATTAVSLVCVRADGKAPGAPQFACKLAVESDGCRLTLESPLVCSSSLSVGLPGDVKCLPVPKDFLSGDSVPLSIHIEKLPATVALASISPAAATPPPCPAATIPPSRRSSGSSDNVAVKTVITDQSYKKRKSANPRKL; this is encoded by the exons ATGGGCCTCGGCGGCGGCGCCGGAGACGGGATCCTGGCCGTGATGCCGGTGGACGCCATCCCGCTCACGGAGCCTCAGATCGTCGCCGGCGGCAGGTCCGTCGGCCTGCCGGCGGACCTGCTCAACTGCCATAACTGCCGCTTCCCCCTCAAGCCCCCGATATTCAAG TGCGACGCCGAGCACCTGGTCTGCTCCTCCTGCCGCGGCGTCCACGGCGAGGCCTGTGGGGGCCGCCCCGCCGTCCACTCCGCCCTCGCCGACCTCTTCGCGGCCTCCGCCACCGTGCCCTGCGGCTACGAGCTGTACGGGTGCGATGCCGGCGGCGTCGTGTACCACGAGGCCGCCGACCACCGGCGCGCGTGCCAGCACGCGCCCTGCTGCTGCCCGGACCGCGCCGGGGCGGCCGGCATCGGGGGCTGCGGCTTCGTGGGCTCCCGCCAGATGCTGCTCGACCACATCTCCGGCCCGGACCACTCGCGCCCCATCATCGTCGTCCGCTACGGCCAGCCGTGGAACCTCAGCCTGCCCCTCTCGCGCCGCTGGCACGTCCTCGTCGGCGAGGAGGACAAGGCGGTGGCCGTCGCCGCGGGCGCCGACCGGCACCGCAACCTGTTCCTCGTGTCCCTCGGCGAGCGCGGCGCCACCACGGCCGTGTCGCTGGTGTGCGTCAGGGCGGACGGCAAGGCGCCAGGCGCGCCGCAGTTCGCATGCAAGCTCGCCGTGGAGAGCGACGGCTGCAGGCTCACCCTGGAGTCGCCTCTGGTATGCAGCAGCTCCCTGTCCGTTGGCTTGCCAGGCGACGTCAAGTGCCTGCCGGTGCCCAAAGATTTTCTGTCCGGCGACAGTGTGCCCCTCAGCATCCACATCGAGAAGCTCCCGGCGACAGTGGCGCTGGCCTCGATTTCTCCGGCGGCCGCCACGCCTCCTCCTTGCCCGGCCGCCACCATCCCGCCTTCTCGTCGGTCCTCCGGCTCCTCTGACAACGTCGCAGTCAAGACGGTAATAACAGATCAGAGCTACAAGAAACGGAAATCTGCGAACCCAAGGAAGCTTTAG